A region from the Aegilops tauschii subsp. strangulata cultivar AL8/78 chromosome 5, Aet v6.0, whole genome shotgun sequence genome encodes:
- the LOC109785452 gene encoding LRR receptor-like serine/threonine-protein kinase RPK2, with translation MVAARRSTAAVLLLLLLLAVSVSSTSPSPRGRERDRSALLRLRDAVPSSELLRRWSPGADHCSWPGVACDARYRVVALHVPSSFPRGSGSGIAGQLPTSVGLLTELKQLSLPSLGLFGEIPAEIWRLEKLEGVNLAGNSLRGALPGAFPPRLRVLNLSSNALSGEIPASLCSCTELKFLDLSGNRLNGSVPAVVGGLPRLRQLDLSRNLLAGSIPSALGSCTQLRSLRLFSNMLDGSIPPELGRLSKLRVLDVSGNRLSGLVPRELGNCSGLSVLVLSSQFDAVKPHEFNLFEGELPESVTALPKLRLLWAPKAGLQGNLPSNWGICHSLEMVNLGGNLLAGVIPRELGQCRNLKFLNLSSNRLSGSLDKNLHLHCMDVFDVSGNKLSGSIPASVNKECASQQPLDGVTSGYSSPFMSRAVAELSLGYCESGECSVVYHNFAKNKFGGRLTSLPLSADRYGNRTLYALILDHNNFTGSLAAILLEQCSNLNGLIVSFRDNKISGELTEEISSKCHAIRVLVLAENQISGVLPANIGLLGALVKMDISKNFLVGQIPASLKELKSLKFLSLAANNISGQIPSSLGQLESLEVLDLSSNSLSGNVPSNVVTLRGLTTLLLNNNELSGNIADLTPSVSMAVFNISFNNLAGPLHSNVRALSENEASPEPENTPSDGGGFTKIEIASITSASAIVAVLLALIILYIYTRKCASRPSRRSNRRREVTVFVDIGAPLTYETVVRAAGSFNASNCIGSGGFGATYKAEIAPGILVAIKRLAIGRFQGIQQFQAEVKTLGRCRHDNLVTLIGYHLSDSEMFLIYNFLPGGNLERFIQERAKRPIDWRMLHKIALDVARALAYLHDNCVPRILHRDVKPSNILLDNEYTAYLSDFGLARLLGNSETHATTGVAGTFGYVAPEYAMTCRVSDKADVYSYGVVLLELISDKKALDPSFSPYGNGFNIVAWACMLLQKGRAREFFIEGLWDVAPHDDLVEILHLGIKCTVDSLSSRPTMKQVVRRLKELRPPSY, from the coding sequence ATGGTGGCCGCTCGCCGGAGCACCGCCGCCGTcctgctgctcctgctgctgctcgcCGTCTCCGTCTCTTCCACGTCCCCGTCGCCACGTGGCCGGGAGCGGGACAGATCGGCGCTTCTCCGGCTCAGGGACGCCGTCCCCTCCTCCGAGCTGCTCCGCCGGTGGTCGCCGGGCGCGGACCACTGCTCCTGGCCGGGGGTCGCCTGCGATGCGAGGTACCGGGTCGTCGCCCTCCACGTGCCCTCCAGCTTCCCGCGCGGGAGCGGGAGCGGGATCGCCGGCCAGCTGCCCACGTCGGTGGGGCTCCTCACCGAGCTCAAGCAGCTCTCCCTGCCCTCCCTCGGCCTTTTCGGCGAGATCCCCGCGGAGATCTGGCGGCTGGAGAAGCTCGAGGGGGTCAACCTCGCCGGGAACTCGCTCCGGGGCGCTCTCCCGGGCGCCTTCCCGCCGCGGCTGAGGGTGCTCAACCTCTCCTCCAACGCGCTCAGCGGCGAGATCCCTGCCTCCCTCTGCAGCTGCACGGAGTTGAAGTTCTTGGATCTTTCTGGCAACCGGCTCAACGGGTCCGTGCCAgcggtcgtcggcggcctccccAGGTTGAGGCAGCTCGACCTGTCCCGGAACCTTCTTGCGGGGAGCATCCCCTCTGCTCTGGGGAGCTGCACACAGCTCCGCTCGTTGCGCCTCTTCTCCAATATGTTGGACGGTTCCATCCCACCAGAGCTTGGACGACTGAGCAAGCTGCGGGTTTTGGACGTATCGGGTAACAGATTGAGCGGTCTGGTGCCCAGGGAGCTAGGGAATTGCTCGGGTTTGTCCGTTCTCGTGTTGTCGAGCCAGTTTGATGCAGTGAAACCACATGAGTTCAATCTCTTTGAGGGAGAGCTTCCGGAGAGTGTGACAGCTTTGCCAAAGCTTAGGTTGTTATGGGCGCCGAAGGCAGGCCTGCAAGGAAATCTCCCAAGCAATTGGGGAATCTGCCATAGTTTGGAGATGGTTAATCTCGGAGGTAATTTACTTGCTGGAGTGATACCGAGGGAGCTAGGGCAGTGTAGAAACCTCAAGTTTCTCAACCTCAGTTCCAATAGATTGTCCGGTTCGCTTGATAAAAATCTTCATCTGCATTGTATGGATGTGTTTGATGTCAGTGGCAACAAACTCTCAGGCTCAATTCCAGCGTCTGTGAACAAAGAGTGTGCATCGCAGCAACCGCTGGATGGCGTGACATCTGGCTATTCTTCACCCTTCATGTCCCGAGCTGTAGCAGAGCTATCACTGGGTTACTGTGAATCAGGAGAGTGTTCGGTTGTATACCATAATTTTGCGAAGAACAAGTTTGGAGGCCGTCTTACATCCTTGCCACTTAGTGCAGACAGATATGGAAACAGGACCTTGTATGCATTAATTCTTGATCACAATAACTTCACTGGATCATTGGCTGCAATTCTGTTGGAACAGTGCAGCAACTTAAATGGTTTGATCGTCAGCTTCCGAGACAACAAGATATCTGGTGAGCTCACAGAAGAAATCAGCTCAAAATGTCATGCCATCAGAGTTTTGGTTCTAGCCGAGAATCAAATTTCAGGAGTGTTGCCTGCTAACATTGGTCTGTTGGGTGCTCTTGTAAAGATGGACATTAGCAAAAACTTTTTGGTGGGTCAAATACCTGCCAGTTTGAAAGAGCTCAAGAGCTTGAAATTTCTCTCGTTAGCCGCAAACAATATCAGTGGTCAGATACCGTCCTCTTTGGGGCAATTGGAATCGCTGGAGGTTTTAGATCTCTCATCTAATTCTCTGTCTGGGAATGTCCCTAGTAATGTTGTGACACTGAGAGGTCTCACGACACTTCTGCTGAACAATAATGAGCTCTCTGGAAACATTGCCGATCTTACCCCTTCAGTATCAATGGCTGTTTTTAACATTTCATTCAATAACTTGGCTGGGCCGTTGCATTCGAATGTGCGAGCACTCAGTGAGAATGAGGCTAGTCCAGAACCTGAGAATACACCCAGCGATGGCGGAGGCTTCACCAAAATAGAGATTGCCTCAATAACCTCAGCATCAGCGATTGTTGCAGTTCTCTTGGCCCTGATCATCCTTTACATTTACACTCGTAAATGTGCATCAAGACCATCAAGGCGTTCTAACAGGAGAAGGGAAGTGACTGTTTTTGTGGATATTGGTGCTCCTTTGACATATGAGACCGTTGTACGCGCTGCTGGCAGTTTTAATGCAAGCAATTGCATTGGAAGTGGTGGCTTTGGAGCAACATACAAAGCTGAGATTGCACCAGGCATTCTGGTGGCAATAAAGAGGCTCGCTATTGGAAGGTTCCAAGGTATTCAGCAGTTCCAAGCAGAGGTGAAAACTCTTGGAAGGTGTCGGCATGACAATCTTGTAACACTCATAGGGTACCACCTCAGTGATTCAGAGATGTTTCTAATATACAATTTTCTGCCCGGCGGTAACTTGGAAAGGTTCATACAAGAAAGGGCAAAGAGACCAATTGATTGGAGAATGCTTCACAAAATTGCTCTAGATGTTGCACGTGCACTTGCATACCTTCATGATAACTGTGTCCCACGTATTCTGCACCGGGATGTGAAGCCAAGCAACATCTTGCTTGACAATGAGTACACCGCATACCTTTCTGATTTTGGATTAGCAAGACTACTTGGGAATTCAGAAACTCATGCAACCACCGGTGTCGCGGGTACTTTTGGATATGTTGCTCCAGAGTATGCGATGACTTGCCGTGTTTCTGATAAGGCTGATGTGTACAGCTATGGAGTTGTACTGCTTGAACTTATTTCAGACAAGAAAGCACTGGACCCTTCCTTTTCTCCGTATGGAAATGGATTCAACATAGTTGCTTGGGCTTGCATGCTTCTGCAGAAGGGCCGAGCTCGTGAGTTCTTCATAGAAGGGCTGTGGGATGTGGCTCCGCATGATGACTTGGTTGAGATTCTGCACCTCGGTATCAAGTGCACTGTGGACTCTCTTTCTTCTAGGCCCACAATGAAGCAAGTTGTTCGGCGACTAAAGGAACTCAGGCCGCCCTCTTACTAG